The Pseudoalteromonas arctica A 37-1-2 genome includes a region encoding these proteins:
- a CDS encoding AAA family ATPase: MKRHIDRIKGVVPNTHKEIDIALNGRNLIITGSNGSGKTCLLKELDRKVDLLIGKKQLADKSTIERYVQMFKEDVHSSQNGTTKNDRAKNNLESQIAQLEKINSGLDIAFIDHLDFSSKLDNGTAVLSFFEAHRRSNITSANTAKGIEIERTSILNNTPNDTRRNQIGNNLEQHLVNLRNRRSLAITEDNDQLLASNIEHWFSAFEESLKYLLEDETAKLSFNSDTLKFTIIQANKPAYTFQSISSGYQAIFDIYADLLMRTEYFEITAEELTGLVLIDEIDAHLHVSLQRLVLPFFTRSFPNLQFIVTTHSPFVLMSATDTVIFDLTHNEQIEEDISLYSHTAVMEGLLGTKATSTHLDNYINEVASIINMNKVDYERLELLVGKLKNVENSLDSKSKAFFLKGLNILAEKEL, from the coding sequence ATGAAAAGGCATATAGATAGAATTAAAGGTGTAGTACCAAACACCCATAAAGAAATAGACATAGCTTTGAATGGTCGAAATTTAATTATTACTGGCAGTAATGGATCAGGTAAAACTTGCTTATTGAAAGAACTAGATAGAAAAGTAGATTTACTGATCGGAAAAAAACAATTAGCTGATAAAAGTACAATTGAAAGATATGTTCAGATGTTTAAAGAAGATGTACATAGTAGTCAAAATGGTACTACAAAAAATGATAGAGCAAAGAATAATTTAGAATCTCAGATAGCTCAACTGGAAAAAATTAATTCCGGCTTAGATATAGCTTTTATAGATCATTTAGATTTTTCATCAAAACTTGATAATGGAACGGCTGTGCTCAGCTTTTTTGAAGCACATCGCAGGTCTAATATAACATCTGCTAACACAGCAAAAGGTATTGAAATTGAAAGAACTTCAATATTAAATAACACGCCAAATGACACTAGAAGAAATCAAATTGGTAACAATCTAGAACAACACCTAGTTAACTTAAGAAATAGGCGTTCTCTAGCCATTACAGAAGATAATGATCAGCTACTAGCTAGCAATATCGAACATTGGTTTAGTGCATTTGAAGAGAGCCTTAAATATTTGCTCGAAGACGAAACGGCTAAACTAAGTTTTAATTCAGATACCTTAAAATTTACAATTATTCAAGCTAATAAACCGGCATATACCTTCCAGTCAATTTCATCTGGCTACCAAGCCATTTTTGATATTTATGCTGATTTGCTAATGCGTACTGAGTATTTTGAGATAACAGCAGAAGAGTTAACTGGATTAGTTCTTATTGATGAAATTGATGCGCATTTACATGTTTCATTGCAGCGCTTAGTATTGCCATTTTTTACGCGCTCATTTCCAAACCTCCAGTTTATTGTAACTACACATTCACCGTTTGTATTAATGTCAGCTACAGATACCGTTATATTTGATCTGACACATAATGAACAAATCGAAGAAGATATATCTCTTTATTCTCATACTGCAGTCATGGAAGGTCTGCTTGGAACAAAAGCAACTTCTACTCATCTTGATAACTATATTAATGAAGTTGCTTCAATAATTAATATGAATAAAGTTGATTATGAACGTTTAGAGTTACTTGTAGGTAAGCTTAAGAATGTTGAAAACTCATTAGATAGCAAATCAAAAGCCTTCTTTCTTAAAGGACTAAACATACTTGCGGAAAAGGAGCTGTAG
- a CDS encoding YaiI/YqxD family protein, which produces MKIWVDADACPVVIKEILFRAAERMKIETILVANHAMRIPPSKYISRVQVSSGFDVADDEIVKRIEKGDLVITGDIPLASEVIDNGGQALNPRGELYTTENIRSILNVRDFMDTMRSSGVEMSGGPPPLSQTDRQNFANNLDRILAQNKAN; this is translated from the coding sequence ATGAAAATTTGGGTAGATGCAGACGCGTGTCCTGTTGTTATAAAAGAAATACTTTTTAGAGCTGCAGAGCGTATGAAAATCGAGACTATTTTAGTGGCTAATCACGCAATGCGTATTCCGCCGTCAAAATACATAAGCCGCGTTCAAGTATCGTCGGGGTTTGATGTAGCCGACGACGAAATAGTAAAACGTATTGAAAAAGGCGATTTAGTTATTACTGGCGATATTCCGCTAGCAAGTGAAGTAATTGATAACGGCGGGCAAGCACTCAACCCGCGTGGCGAGCTTTATACCACCGAGAATATCCGCTCAATACTTAACGTGCGCGACTTTATGGATACCATGCGCTCAAGTGGCGTAGAAATGAGTGGTGGGCCACCGCCACTTAGCCAAACCGATCGCCAAAACTTTGCAAATAACCTCGACCGTATTTTAGCGCAAAACAAGGCTAACTAA
- a CDS encoding class I SAM-dependent methyltransferase, translating to MPTFTGEQATQYDSRITRLVPGYELLHQLTNAQLKATLSDNAHILVVGAGTGKEVLALAALNPTWQFTAQDTSADMLAIAKQQFDEQGIASRVNIHNGPVNKLSVKADAVLCLLVMHFVQDNGDKKELLKAIKGSLKKDANLYIADLMRPETSFEREAQLTTCAQLGLTETGKTQTGHDLENEFYPLDRMRFSELLNECKFGIPKLYFKALGFSGYVV from the coding sequence ATGCCAACGTTTACAGGCGAGCAAGCAACACAATACGATAGCCGTATAACCCGGTTAGTTCCTGGTTATGAATTATTACATCAGCTCACTAACGCACAGCTAAAAGCAACGCTAAGCGATAATGCGCATATTTTAGTAGTAGGGGCAGGCACAGGCAAAGAAGTGCTTGCACTGGCTGCATTAAACCCTACATGGCAATTTACCGCGCAAGATACATCAGCCGATATGCTTGCTATCGCGAAGCAGCAATTTGATGAGCAAGGCATAGCAAGCCGCGTCAATATTCACAACGGACCTGTTAATAAATTATCGGTTAAAGCCGATGCCGTTTTATGTTTATTGGTAATGCATTTTGTACAAGATAACGGCGATAAAAAAGAGTTATTAAAAGCGATTAAAGGAAGCCTTAAAAAAGACGCCAACCTTTATATTGCAGATTTAATGCGCCCTGAAACTTCATTTGAGCGCGAAGCCCAGCTTACAACGTGCGCGCAATTGGGTTTAACCGAAACAGGTAAAACACAAACAGGGCACGACTTAGAAAATGAGTTTTACCCGCTTGATAGAATGCGCTTTAGCGAATTGCTAAATGAGTGCAAATTTGGCATTCCGAAGCTGTATTTTAAAGCGCTAGGTTTTAGCGGATATGTAGTTTAA
- a CDS encoding exonuclease SbcCD subunit D C-terminal domain-containing protein translates to MKVLHTSDWHLGQQFYEHDRRVEHQAFFTWLLATLVEQQIDLLLVAGDIYHTATPSASAENQLYQFIKDAKKACPLLHVVIIAGNHDSANRILAAQPLLAQFDTHVVGRFDVATPDETVITINTNGKRAVIVAMPFLRASDVSLLSQTESGPSYAQGVSKAYELALEQATNINEQNSPLIVMGHLHAKGGHISSDSERNLVIGGEESISANVFGKQANYVALGHLHKAQQVAKSDVIRYSGTPIPMSFSERNYTHQVNVVEFIIDEKQHISTTVNPLYIPRSADVIILPKGECVPLSELCEQIKALDTAQNTIAPYLRVKLKSSDTDTTFREQIEQALEGKHIKFCGIERVREQSAQNDDNTVFEDLSEVEMLNPLNLLEQAFANDKDMAGQSVPDELKALLSDVINELTEQEQL, encoded by the coding sequence ATGAAAGTCCTCCACACCTCAGATTGGCACCTTGGCCAACAATTTTACGAACACGATCGCCGTGTTGAACATCAAGCTTTTTTTACATGGTTATTAGCCACTCTTGTTGAACAACAAATAGACTTACTTTTAGTTGCAGGCGATATTTATCATACAGCGACTCCAAGTGCTAGCGCCGAAAATCAGCTTTATCAATTTATTAAAGACGCCAAAAAAGCATGCCCACTATTACATGTAGTGATTATTGCGGGTAACCACGACTCTGCAAATCGTATTTTGGCAGCTCAGCCATTACTTGCACAGTTTGATACTCACGTAGTCGGGCGCTTTGATGTAGCAACACCCGATGAAACTGTTATTACCATAAATACCAATGGTAAACGCGCTGTAATCGTCGCTATGCCATTTTTACGCGCAAGCGATGTAAGTTTACTTAGCCAAACCGAAAGCGGCCCTAGTTATGCACAAGGCGTTTCAAAAGCTTATGAACTTGCACTAGAGCAAGCTACTAATATAAACGAGCAAAACTCACCATTAATAGTTATGGGGCATTTACACGCAAAGGGCGGGCACATTTCAAGTGATTCTGAGCGTAACTTAGTAATAGGTGGTGAAGAGTCTATTTCAGCCAATGTATTTGGTAAACAAGCCAACTACGTTGCTCTTGGGCACTTACACAAAGCGCAACAAGTCGCTAAAAGTGATGTTATTCGCTACAGCGGCACACCTATCCCTATGTCGTTTTCAGAACGTAACTACACGCACCAAGTAAATGTTGTTGAGTTTATTATTGATGAAAAACAACATATTAGTACAACTGTAAACCCCCTTTACATTCCGCGCTCTGCCGATGTAATTATTTTACCAAAAGGGGAGTGTGTACCATTAAGCGAACTATGCGAGCAAATTAAAGCGCTCGACACTGCACAAAATACAATAGCGCCTTATTTACGTGTAAAGCTTAAATCAAGCGATACCGACACCACCTTCAGAGAACAAATAGAACAAGCACTTGAAGGTAAGCATATTAAATTTTGTGGTATTGAACGTGTACGTGAGCAATCAGCGCAAAATGACGACAACACCGTATTTGAAGATTTAAGCGAAGTTGAAATGCTCAATCCACTAAACCTATTAGAACAAGCGTTCGCAAACGATAAAGACATGGCAGGGCAAAGCGTACCCGATGAGCTAAAAGCACTTTTAAGTGACGTGATAAACGAGCTTACGGAGCAAGAACAACTATGA
- a CDS encoding ACT domain-containing protein, translating to MAGILELNELLKSMQPALKQGEYIFCCLAGSLADYVHLEPLATYVEEEGLTLILKAETADKAGITYEGKYNLITLNVHSSLEAVGLTAAVSAKLTEHGISANVVAAFYHDHIFVQTDKAQAAIKALGEIG from the coding sequence ATGGCCGGAATTTTAGAGTTAAACGAATTATTAAAATCAATGCAGCCAGCGCTTAAGCAAGGCGAGTATATTTTTTGTTGCTTAGCAGGCTCACTTGCCGATTATGTTCATTTAGAGCCACTTGCCACTTATGTTGAAGAGGAAGGGCTAACCCTTATTTTAAAAGCTGAAACCGCCGATAAAGCAGGTATTACTTACGAGGGTAAATATAATTTAATCACTCTTAACGTACATTCAAGTTTAGAGGCCGTTGGGCTAACTGCTGCGGTATCTGCAAAGCTAACTGAGCATGGCATTAGCGCTAATGTGGTTGCTGCGTTTTATCACGATCATATTTTTGTACAAACAGATAAAGCACAAGCTGCAATTAAAGCACTTGGAGAGATTGGTTAA
- a CDS encoding DUF6942 family protein, producing the protein MNTQLVGLGDTQFSVAVYVAKAPPMPFFETLECLEPVINEQINTINQHCGNGWRKVFNVYAKVLFSLPSEHYSFAKQASTWQQYRDEYLLQKNSKTALLFSAPNTTITCANKATSNKNQLHIIAGRTHAKNLLQQGKLHAQFDWLDDEFAIDTSNNIIVCPYFDYRQLSNIKIARLSELVAQLKITK; encoded by the coding sequence TTGAATACCCAATTAGTTGGCTTAGGTGATACGCAATTTAGCGTGGCGGTATACGTAGCAAAAGCGCCGCCAATGCCGTTTTTTGAAACACTCGAATGCCTTGAGCCTGTTATAAATGAGCAAATAAATACCATAAACCAGCACTGTGGTAATGGTTGGCGCAAAGTGTTTAACGTGTATGCAAAAGTGCTATTTTCCCTGCCAAGTGAGCATTATTCATTTGCTAAACAAGCCTCTACTTGGCAACAATATCGCGATGAGTATTTACTGCAAAAAAACAGTAAAACTGCCCTGCTATTTAGCGCGCCTAACACTACTATTACGTGTGCAAATAAAGCTACTAGCAATAAAAACCAGTTGCACATAATTGCCGGTCGTACGCACGCTAAAAACTTATTACAACAAGGTAAGTTACATGCACAATTTGATTGGCTCGACGACGAGTTTGCAATAGACACCAGTAACAACATTATTGTGTGCCCATATTTTGATTACAGGCAACTAAGTAATATAAAAATTGCGAGATTAAGCGAGCTAGTCGCGCAGCTAAAAATCACTAAATAA
- a CDS encoding DUF3325 domain-containing protein: MIDLLGFSLCLLSFNCFALAKYNHFKDVFKKRPTESQRKKLLLAAWISILLSLVLCIVTQGGYGTLLFCGFMSLSILIIMVFYNFLVGYVKWFSVLNSVLVVLSGLFLALN, encoded by the coding sequence ATGATTGATTTACTTGGGTTTAGCCTATGCCTGCTCAGTTTTAACTGTTTTGCGCTGGCTAAGTATAATCATTTTAAAGATGTATTTAAAAAACGCCCTACAGAATCCCAACGTAAAAAGCTGCTATTAGCTGCTTGGATCAGTATTTTACTAAGCTTGGTGCTTTGTATAGTTACTCAAGGTGGATATGGAACATTACTATTTTGCGGCTTTATGAGCCTAAGTATCTTAATTATAATGGTTTTTTATAATTTTTTAGTAGGCTACGTAAAGTGGTTTAGTGTTTTAAATAGCGTGTTAGTTGTACTAAGTGGGTTGTTTTTAGCATTAAACTAG
- a CDS encoding AAA family ATPase, producing MKITAVRIHNLASIVDAEIDFTKAPLKDAGLFAITGDTGAGKSTFLDAICLALYTKTARLRGDKGNLIEFNGDSIKLNDARNLLRRGTWEGYAEVDFLGQDKQLYRARYTIARTHKKVTGKLKVAEHTLVTLPDETLIADKSHTIKEVESKIGLNFEQFSRAVLLAQHEFAAFLKATGDERAQLLECLTGTDKFSRIGVRIFERHKEQVAKLEALKAGLESYTLLTPEELELQQTKLTDLKAQTEHTKKELSKTEKALNWYQQATVLEQNLLQAQQTQQQASSALESIVEQSEQAKQAKQSLEIKDNRSRFNLLTDQNTALDQQITSFKSVDHLAVINERNTALAKHTELLNNANEQKQNAAPVIAKARELDSSIALQTQAVKGTESQITKEQSQLDEFTQQLKQSNSELELANTESTKSQQWLNEHAQLHVLAKDWSYYQQSFDTYLNAQQQLTANLAQSQTLNRELASQTERLNTQNNKVQQCEVALSGEQSTLQALNTQLNEFNAEHCDAQLKSIDYLKEQRERYGQFNAELKQSTQRQQVLNQQLNESQQAHALLNQHLITSEQALKGNEYALNQARLRASENVEHLRTELRPNEPCLVCGATEHPYAVNQNQQLNNLITDFENAFNAAKKQFDHAQSELHKHQTQHAVLTAEHGQLEQVIQTAKAKQLDIKNTMQGARTELNDLTPDQLEVTYKQLTEQKAQYFEQQKRQRTLQTKVNELLAALKAEQQVQQQLSNKHLELTHQQNQITSKHSELSAQINELGTTLNSQFENSDFWQQLQANTLELTQLHEQVTQYQQTQMQLEQSQKRQDTANEQIKQLTPLISNNEQSLKALNEELVKAKNLLSTVQSERLALFNNEQISADDYQAKLTSAQEQLQSQVQASQKAYDDAIKQRDEHAITLKNVEQRLLENSQELATLEARYNQWFTDFKVQYSNATHEQVKILLTLSSETIKAHLTQHEQLIQALTDANAALKQQQLTLEKHNSSDKPTQSAEALSTQLSSLNEQQTQLQNSLLATNTAIEQHNQNAKALEGKQAELTTLKTEVEQWHLLNKVLGDATGKTMRNLAQTQTLKILLHYANSHLKTLNKRYELTAIAQTLDIAIIDRDMADEQRSVNTLSGGESFLVSLALALGLASLSSNKVQINSLFIDEGFGTLDSETLSIAMDALDSLQAQGRKVGVISHVTQMSERVATQVHVAKKPGGYSTVEVL from the coding sequence ATGAAAATAACCGCAGTTCGTATTCATAATTTAGCCTCAATAGTTGACGCTGAAATAGATTTTACTAAAGCCCCATTAAAAGACGCAGGTCTATTTGCCATCACAGGCGATACTGGCGCTGGTAAAAGTACCTTTTTAGATGCCATTTGTTTAGCCCTTTATACAAAAACAGCGAGGCTGCGCGGTGATAAAGGTAACTTAATTGAGTTTAACGGCGACAGCATTAAGCTTAATGATGCGCGAAACTTGCTACGCAGAGGTACATGGGAAGGCTACGCCGAGGTCGACTTTTTAGGACAAGATAAACAGCTTTATCGTGCGCGCTATACAATTGCACGAACCCATAAAAAAGTAACAGGCAAACTTAAAGTAGCAGAGCACACTTTAGTAACCCTGCCAGACGAAACCCTTATAGCTGACAAAAGCCACACAATAAAAGAAGTCGAGAGTAAAATAGGGCTTAACTTTGAGCAGTTCTCCCGTGCCGTACTTTTAGCACAACATGAGTTTGCTGCGTTTTTAAAAGCCACTGGCGATGAGCGAGCGCAACTTTTAGAGTGCTTAACAGGTACCGATAAATTTAGCCGTATTGGCGTGCGTATTTTTGAGCGCCATAAAGAGCAAGTAGCAAAGCTTGAAGCGCTTAAAGCTGGTCTTGAAAGCTATACTTTGTTAACCCCAGAAGAACTTGAGCTACAACAAACCAAGTTAACCGATTTAAAAGCGCAAACCGAACACACTAAAAAAGAGCTATCCAAAACCGAAAAAGCACTTAACTGGTATCAGCAAGCTACAGTACTTGAGCAAAACTTACTGCAAGCACAGCAAACCCAGCAACAAGCAAGCTCAGCGCTTGAAAGTATCGTTGAGCAAAGCGAGCAGGCAAAACAAGCTAAACAATCGCTTGAAATAAAAGATAACCGCAGCCGTTTTAATTTGTTAACCGATCAAAATACGGCGTTGGATCAGCAAATAACATCGTTTAAAAGTGTTGATCATTTAGCGGTAATTAACGAGCGTAATACCGCGCTTGCTAAGCATACCGAGCTGCTTAATAACGCCAATGAGCAAAAACAAAATGCAGCGCCCGTTATAGCTAAAGCGAGAGAGCTCGACAGCAGCATTGCGTTGCAAACTCAAGCTGTAAAAGGTACTGAGTCGCAAATAACCAAAGAGCAATCTCAATTAGATGAGTTCACACAGCAGCTTAAACAAAGCAATAGCGAGCTTGAACTCGCTAATACCGAATCAACTAAAAGCCAGCAATGGCTTAATGAACATGCACAGCTGCATGTTTTAGCAAAAGACTGGAGCTACTATCAGCAAAGCTTTGATACTTACTTAAATGCACAGCAGCAATTAACCGCAAACCTTGCACAAAGCCAAACTCTTAATAGGGAGCTTGCAAGTCAGACTGAGCGTTTAAATACACAAAATAATAAAGTGCAGCAGTGCGAGGTGGCACTTAGTGGTGAGCAATCAACTTTACAGGCATTAAATACTCAGCTTAATGAGTTTAATGCAGAGCACTGCGACGCGCAGTTAAAAAGTATTGATTACTTAAAAGAGCAGCGAGAGCGCTACGGGCAATTTAACGCAGAACTAAAACAAAGTACTCAACGCCAACAAGTGCTTAATCAGCAGTTAAATGAAAGCCAGCAAGCCCATGCTTTACTTAATCAGCATTTAATAACCAGCGAGCAAGCGCTTAAAGGCAACGAGTACGCACTTAACCAAGCGCGCTTAAGAGCCAGCGAGAACGTAGAGCATTTACGCACTGAGCTTCGCCCTAATGAACCTTGTTTAGTGTGCGGTGCAACTGAGCACCCGTATGCGGTAAATCAAAATCAGCAATTAAATAACTTAATTACTGATTTTGAAAACGCTTTTAATGCCGCTAAAAAGCAATTTGACCATGCACAAAGCGAGCTGCATAAGCACCAAACTCAACATGCCGTATTAACTGCTGAACACGGGCAACTTGAGCAAGTAATACAAACGGCAAAAGCTAAACAGCTCGACATTAAAAATACCATGCAAGGCGCACGCACAGAGCTTAACGACTTAACGCCTGATCAGCTTGAAGTAACTTATAAGCAGTTAACGGAGCAAAAAGCGCAATACTTTGAGCAACAAAAACGTCAACGTACACTGCAAACTAAAGTAAATGAGCTACTAGCAGCACTTAAAGCAGAGCAGCAAGTACAGCAGCAACTTAGTAATAAACACCTTGAGCTTACACATCAGCAAAACCAAATAACGAGTAAGCATAGCGAACTAAGTGCGCAAATTAACGAGCTCGGTACAACGCTTAATAGCCAATTTGAAAACAGTGATTTTTGGCAGCAACTACAAGCCAATACGCTTGAGCTTACCCAGTTGCACGAGCAAGTTACGCAGTATCAGCAAACTCAAATGCAACTTGAGCAAAGCCAAAAACGTCAAGACACAGCTAATGAGCAAATAAAGCAGCTCACACCGCTTATAAGTAACAACGAGCAATCGTTAAAAGCACTTAATGAAGAGCTTGTAAAAGCTAAAAATTTACTAAGCACTGTACAAAGTGAGCGCTTAGCTTTATTTAATAACGAGCAAATAAGCGCAGACGACTACCAAGCAAAACTCACAAGTGCGCAAGAGCAACTGCAATCGCAGGTTCAAGCGAGTCAAAAAGCCTATGACGACGCGATAAAACAACGAGATGAGCACGCCATAACGCTTAAAAATGTAGAGCAACGCTTACTTGAAAACAGCCAAGAGCTAGCAACGCTTGAGGCACGTTATAACCAGTGGTTTACTGACTTTAAAGTGCAATATAGCAATGCAACGCACGAACAGGTCAAAATTTTACTAACGCTTAGTAGCGAGACTATTAAAGCGCATTTAACTCAGCACGAGCAGTTAATTCAAGCGCTAACAGATGCAAACGCCGCATTAAAACAGCAGCAACTTACGCTTGAAAAACACAACAGTAGCGATAAACCAACGCAAAGTGCAGAGGCTTTAAGTACGCAACTAAGCAGCTTAAACGAGCAACAAACGCAGCTGCAAAATTCATTACTAGCAACTAATACCGCTATTGAGCAACATAACCAAAATGCGAAAGCGCTTGAAGGTAAGCAGGCTGAGTTAACTACGCTTAAAACCGAGGTTGAACAATGGCACTTGCTTAATAAAGTATTGGGTGATGCAACGGGTAAAACCATGCGTAACTTAGCGCAAACACAAACGTTAAAAATATTACTGCACTATGCCAACAGCCATTTAAAAACACTCAACAAACGTTACGAATTAACCGCCATAGCGCAAACGCTCGACATTGCAATTATCGACCGCGACATGGCCGACGAGCAACGCTCTGTTAATACACTCTCAGGCGGGGAGTCATTTTTAGTATCGCTCGCACTTGCACTTGGTTTAGCATCGCTTTCGTCAAACAAAGTACAAATCAATTCTTTGTTTATTGACGAAGGGTTTGGTACGTTAGACAGCGAAACCCTAAGCATTGCAATGGACGCTTTGGATTCTTTGCAAGCACAAGGCAGAAAAGTAGGCGTTATATCGCACGTAACACAAATGAGCGAGCGTGTAGCCACTCAAGTGCATGTAGCCAAAAAGCCAGGTGGATATTCCACAGTTGAAGTTTTATAA
- a CDS encoding IS110 family transposase, with product MKITTIGLDIAKRFFHVVCCNEQGRLVKKKMLKRAQVLSFFQQHTTCLVALEACATSHFWAREIRKCGHEIKLIPPQHVKAFLVGNKNDYNDALAISVASKQHHIKSVCIKSVEQQDNQAQHKARELAVRQRTALCNQIRGLTAEYGIILNQGVNTIRKSIPLILEDENTGLSGAFKAVLKQLETQLSNLDSCIETYSTLIVETAKNNDICQRIQTIPGFGPMVSSAYFNEVGNGSNYKRGRDVSASLGIVPRQHSSGGKDTLLGISKRGNSYLRCLLIQGAKAVVSRAKTKNDKLSQWINRLVQTRGHNRACVAYANKMARMAWAISASGESYSPV from the coding sequence ATGAAGATTACAACAATTGGTTTAGACATAGCAAAAAGATTTTTCCATGTGGTGTGCTGCAATGAACAAGGGCGCTTAGTTAAAAAGAAAATGTTAAAGCGTGCGCAAGTGTTATCTTTTTTCCAACAACACACTACGTGTTTAGTTGCTTTAGAGGCCTGTGCAACTTCTCATTTTTGGGCTCGAGAAATCAGAAAATGTGGTCATGAGATAAAGCTTATTCCACCTCAGCATGTAAAAGCCTTCTTAGTTGGCAATAAAAATGATTATAACGATGCTTTAGCAATTAGCGTTGCTTCAAAACAACATCATATTAAGAGTGTCTGTATAAAATCAGTTGAGCAACAAGATAACCAAGCACAGCACAAAGCGAGAGAGTTAGCGGTCAGACAAAGAACGGCACTATGCAATCAAATCCGAGGCTTAACTGCTGAATACGGAATTATTTTAAATCAGGGTGTAAACACAATACGCAAAAGTATCCCCCTAATTTTAGAAGATGAAAATACCGGATTATCAGGCGCATTTAAAGCGGTACTAAAGCAGTTAGAAACACAATTGAGTAACTTAGACAGCTGCATTGAAACTTACAGTACATTAATAGTTGAAACAGCAAAAAATAATGATATTTGCCAACGGATCCAAACAATACCTGGATTTGGTCCTATGGTATCAAGCGCCTATTTCAATGAAGTTGGAAATGGCAGTAACTATAAAAGAGGCCGCGATGTTTCAGCGTCTTTAGGTATCGTTCCGCGTCAACACAGTAGTGGCGGAAAAGATACTTTACTTGGGATAAGTAAGCGAGGAAATAGCTACTTAAGGTGCCTGTTGATCCAAGGAGCAAAAGCTGTTGTCTCAAGAGCAAAAACGAAGAATGATAAATTAAGTCAATGGATAAACCGACTGGTTCAAACTCGAGGGCATAATCGAGCATGTGTAGCTTATGCCAACAAGATGGCGAGAATGGCTTGGGCTATTAGCGCTTCAGGTGAGAGTTACTCACCCGTATAA
- a CDS encoding lipocalin family protein yields the protein MKAIKYGLLITGLFFLNACTSPPEGITPVKNFDIQKYKGKWFEIARLNHSFEEGMEQVTATYSINDDGTVKVLNKGYLTDDKKWDEAEGLAKFVEGTDTGHFKVSFFGPFYGAYVIFELDQPDYQYAFITSYNKDYLWFLSRTPTVSKELKEHFLTKAKELGFATDEIIWVKQ from the coding sequence ATGAAGGCTATTAAATACGGTTTACTTATTACAGGGCTATTTTTTCTTAATGCTTGCACCAGCCCTCCTGAGGGAATAACACCCGTTAAAAACTTTGATATACAAAAATATAAAGGCAAATGGTTTGAAATAGCGCGGCTCAATCACTCATTCGAAGAAGGTATGGAGCAAGTTACCGCTACTTATTCAATTAACGACGACGGCACAGTAAAGGTCCTTAACAAAGGGTATTTAACGGATGATAAAAAATGGGATGAAGCCGAAGGCTTGGCCAAGTTTGTTGAGGGCACTGACACCGGGCATTTTAAAGTTTCGTTTTTTGGTCCATTTTATGGCGCTTACGTGATTTTTGAACTTGACCAACCCGATTATCAATATGCATTTATAACCAGTTACAACAAAGATTACTTGTGGTTTTTGTCGCGTACACCAACGGTTAGCAAAGAGCTTAAAGAACACTTTTTAACTAAAGCTAAAGAGTTGGGCTTTGCTACTGATGAAATAATTTGGGTTAAGCAATAA